Part of the Sulfuricurvum kujiense DSM 16994 genome, GCTGCGCACTGCGGACCCATGAACGGGGATTTTTGATCAAGCCCCATACGGGGAAGACCCATCAGATCCGCGTCGCTCTCAAATCTCTCGGTTCTCCCATCGCGGGAGACGAGCGCTACGCGCAGGCCGACGAAGCGCGCAAAGAGGATCGGGGGTATCTGCACGCCTATGCACTGCGGTTTCGTCTGGGTGAGGAGGAATTTTGTTTTGTCTCACCCCCTGATGAGGGGGAACGGTTTATGAGTGTGGAGTGTAAAAGTCAGCTAGAAACATGGAATAAACCGTGGGAGCTGTTTTAATCCGTCATTCTTCCATACCCCAATATAAGGGCGTAAGGGGAAATAGCCTCACGTATCAGTTTTTCAAGTTCATCGATATTTTTATCGGAAACATCATTCAAGATACATTCCGCAATGTCACAAAATGAAATCACTACCATCGGGTCAAAGTGCCTTCCGCTCCCCTCACGGATAGACTCGATAGCGTGTTGAAAAGTAAATGCCTGTTTATAAGGCCGTACGGATACAAGTGCGTCAAAAACATCAACGACCGCAAATATTCTTGCTGTCAAAGGGATTTCTTCCCCTTTTAAACCGTTGGGATAACCGCTGCCGTCAAATTTTTCATGATGAAAACCGATAACCGCTAAAGCGTCATCGCACCACGGGATCTTTTGAATAAGCGCTGTTCCTAAATCCACATGCTGTTTCATGATACTGAATTCGTTTTCGTCCAAACGGCCCGGTTTTAACAAAATCGTATCGCTTATTCCGATCTTACCGACATCGTGCAGAAATGCCCCTTTGATTAATGCAGGCAATGCTTCCGGCGGCACATTCATTTTTTCCGCTAGTCGGATGGTGTAGTAGGTTACGCGATAGTTGTGTTCCGATGTATCGCTATCACGCATAGCCACCACATCTCCTAAAACCCGCACTAAGTTAAAATTGCTGTATAACAGCTCCGTTTTATCCGATTGAAGCTGCCGATATTGCCGGTAGATTATCGGAAAAATCGCCACGATGACCAATAATAAAATGACCGTCGTACCGATGAATACGATCCTCATCCCTTTGCGCATCGCAAGTACGGTTTCAGATTTCAACGGAATGGCAGCTTTCAGTACAATCGTCGATGTATGATTTATCGGAAGACTTTTTGCGAATATCAATATCAGGTTGTCGGGATCGGCAGGGACCAAGTGGTAACTAATTGTTTCCGAAACATCCGGATCAAAACGGCGGAATAATTGCACCATATCGGTGTCGGGTGTTTTGGCAACCGCAAACAGCTCTGTTCCATCCGTTTCACGTATATCCAGTATTAACATTTGATGAGACTCCATCAATTCATTCATACGGGAAATGAATAGCTTCCGGGTTTCAAGATTGCCGAGTTCCAATCCCTTTAAATGTTTTTCAAAATCGATGAACTCCTTATTGATAAGCGCATCGATCCGTTTCGCATTTTCTCGTTCAATGTACCAATAAATACTGCTGATTCCTAATAAGGTTACGGTGACAGAGATAACACCCAATCGAATAAAAAACAAAGCAAGCACATTGTTCTGAAAAAATCTTTTGACAGAATTTTTCTGCTTTACCGATGTACTCATTGACCTAAGTTTCCATCCCCGATTTAGTATAAGAAGTTTTAACGCAAACCTTTTAGCAACACCGCTTGGCTGTAGCTATAGATTTCTTCAAGATTGTCGCTCATCAGCAGGTGGCCGTCGATCAACAACGACGCGAGGCCGTGGATCGATGCCCACACCGTTGCCGCCTGTACCATCGGATTCTCCCGAGCGATTATCCCCTCTTCCTGAGCCTCGGTTAAAAGACCGATCAGGGCATACAGTCCCGTTGCCTGCGTCTCGTCTTTGTAGTCGCAGATCTCTGCGCGTTCTTTTCGGTACATCTCCCCGAAAAGAAGACGATAGAGATTCGGATGCTCGATCGCGAAATCGAGATACGCCCTCCCCATCGCTTCAAACCGAACATCTACACTGCGGCTCTTATCCTGAAAAATAGGAGTAAATATCAGATTCAGCTGCTCATACCCTTTTTCGATCACCCCGAGTATCAATGCCTCTTTGCTCTCAAAATGGCGGTAAACCGCCGTTCGTGATGTCCCGAGCCGCTGCGTCAGATCGCGAAGGGTAATACTGTCGAGTCCATCCGTGTCGATCATCTCCAATGCCGTTTGCAACAGCTCTTCTTTGAGGTTTCCGTGATGATAGGGGGCGGCTTTTTTCTCTTTCATGACGATATTGTATCAGATTATCACCCATATGTTGACATTGTCCACATTTAATGTTAACATTGTCAACATTAAACTCGTCAAGGATAACCATGAGACCGTTTGTTCTCCTCTCCTTCACCCTTTTGCCGCTGATCGCCTCAGACCTCATCACGTTATTACCGCAGGCAAAATCAA contains:
- a CDS encoding HD-GYP domain-containing protein; amino-acid sequence: MSTSVKQKNSVKRFFQNNVLALFFIRLGVISVTVTLLGISSIYWYIERENAKRIDALINKEFIDFEKHLKGLELGNLETRKLFISRMNELMESHQMLILDIRETDGTELFAVAKTPDTDMVQLFRRFDPDVSETISYHLVPADPDNLILIFAKSLPINHTSTIVLKAAIPLKSETVLAMRKGMRIVFIGTTVILLLVIVAIFPIIYRQYRQLQSDKTELLYSNFNLVRVLGDVVAMRDSDTSEHNYRVTYYTIRLAEKMNVPPEALPALIKGAFLHDVGKIGISDTILLKPGRLDENEFSIMKQHVDLGTALIQKIPWCDDALAVIGFHHEKFDGSGYPNGLKGEEIPLTARIFAVVDVFDALVSVRPYKQAFTFQHAIESIREGSGRHFDPMVVISFCDIAECILNDVSDKNIDELEKLIREAISPYALILGYGRMTD
- a CDS encoding TetR/AcrR family transcriptional regulator, which encodes MKEKKAAPYHHGNLKEELLQTALEMIDTDGLDSITLRDLTQRLGTSRTAVYRHFESKEALILGVIEKGYEQLNLIFTPIFQDKSRSVDVRFEAMGRAYLDFAIEHPNLYRLLFGEMYRKERAEICDYKDETQATGLYALIGLLTEAQEEGIIARENPMVQAATVWASIHGLASLLIDGHLLMSDNLEEIYSYSQAVLLKGLR